A single Bacillota bacterium DNA region contains:
- the sucD gene encoding succinate--CoA ligase subunit alpha: MGILVDGATRVLVQGITGNQGAFHTRQMLDYGTRVVAGTSPGRGGREVHGVPVYDTVEEAVAGHGANASVIFVPAPFARDAAFEALEAGIKLLVMITEHIPVHDAMQVMAFASFRGATVVGPNTFGIISPGRTKLGIMPGGIYTPGPVGIAARSGTLSYEVAAALSAAGLGQSTVVGMGGDRVVGLSFVDLLELFSRDDETRVVVLVGEIGGTAEEEAAEYIRTMSKPVVAYLAGKSAPPGKRMGHAGAIIERGRGTFEGKVAALQQAGARVASLPWEVPQLVREALARS; encoded by the coding sequence GTGGGAATTCTGGTTGACGGCGCTACCAGGGTACTGGTGCAGGGGATCACGGGAAACCAGGGGGCATTTCATACCCGCCAGATGCTCGATTACGGTACCCGTGTGGTGGCGGGCACATCTCCGGGAAGGGGAGGCCGCGAGGTGCACGGGGTTCCCGTTTATGACACCGTGGAAGAAGCTGTGGCCGGCCATGGCGCCAACGCCTCGGTGATCTTTGTCCCGGCCCCGTTCGCCAGGGACGCGGCCTTCGAAGCCCTGGAGGCCGGTATCAAGCTGCTGGTGATGATCACGGAGCATATCCCGGTGCACGACGCCATGCAAGTCATGGCCTTTGCCTCCTTCCGGGGTGCCACGGTGGTGGGGCCCAACACCTTTGGAATCATATCTCCCGGCCGGACCAAGCTCGGGATCATGCCCGGTGGCATTTACACGCCGGGCCCGGTGGGGATTGCGGCCCGCAGTGGCACCCTATCTTACGAGGTGGCGGCTGCTCTTTCCGCGGCGGGATTGGGCCAGTCCACGGTGGTGGGCATGGGCGGCGACCGCGTGGTGGGGCTGTCGTTCGTGGACCTGCTCGAGTTATTCTCGCGGGACGACGAGACCAGGGTTGTGGTGCTGGTAGGGGAAATCGGCGGCACTGCCGAGGAGGAGGCCGCCGAGTACATCCGGACCATGTCCAAGCCGGTGGTGGCCTACCTGGCCGGAAAGTCAGCCCCGCCCGGCAAGCGCATGGGCCACGCCGGTGCCATCATCGAGCGGGGCCGGGGCACATTCGAGGGCAAGGTGGCTGCCCTGCAACAGGCAGGGGCCCGGGTGGCCTCCCTCCCCTGGGAAGTCCCCCAACTGGTCAGGGAGGCCCTCGCCCGCTCCTGA
- the sucC gene encoding ADP-forming succinate--CoA ligase subunit beta: MKFFEYMAKEVFRRAGIPVPEGRVCCSPEEAEKACRELGPVAIKSQILAGARGKAGGIAFAHTPGEAREAAARLLGTELRGYRVERLLAEQKLTIEKELYLGIAVEGSARRPLLIASAHGGMDIEEVPERAIVRKPLDITWGMQPYVGRLVARRLGLDGPLARQFEDVALRLWGVFRHCDAELVEINPLAVVEAPGGVGPGGGRRLVAADARLSVDDEALYRQPDLPRVEEGTELERRVKSLGLSFVQLDGDIAVMANGAGITMATLDVLARYGGRPANFLDAGGGAAADLMSCAMEALLQTRPRVMLINIFGGITRCDEVARAIVRVKRDMGFSVPLVVRLVGTNEEQATRVLQEEGIAVLRHMEEAAARAVELARAGQRG, translated from the coding sequence GTGAAGTTCTTCGAGTACATGGCTAAAGAGGTTTTCCGCCGGGCCGGGATCCCGGTGCCCGAAGGTCGGGTGTGCTGCTCGCCGGAGGAGGCTGAAAAGGCGTGCCGGGAATTGGGCCCCGTGGCCATAAAGTCACAGATCCTGGCGGGGGCGCGGGGCAAGGCGGGCGGCATCGCCTTCGCCCACACCCCCGGGGAGGCCCGGGAAGCAGCAGCCCGCCTGCTGGGCACCGAACTGCGCGGGTACCGGGTGGAGAGGCTCCTGGCGGAGCAGAAGCTGACCATCGAAAAGGAACTGTACCTCGGAATAGCGGTGGAGGGAAGCGCCCGCCGTCCCCTGCTCATAGCTTCCGCCCACGGGGGAATGGACATCGAGGAGGTTCCCGAGCGGGCCATCGTTAGGAAGCCCCTGGACATCACCTGGGGGATGCAGCCTTATGTGGGGAGGCTTGTGGCCCGTCGCCTGGGCCTGGATGGTCCCCTGGCCCGCCAGTTCGAGGATGTTGCCCTGCGCCTCTGGGGTGTGTTCCGCCACTGCGATGCGGAACTGGTGGAGATCAACCCCCTGGCGGTCGTGGAAGCGCCGGGTGGGGTGGGCCCCGGCGGCGGGCGGCGCCTGGTGGCGGCGGATGCCCGCCTGAGCGTGGACGACGAGGCCCTGTACCGTCAGCCCGACCTGCCCCGGGTGGAAGAGGGCACCGAGCTGGAACGGCGGGTGAAGAGCCTGGGGCTTTCCTTCGTGCAGCTGGACGGAGACATCGCGGTGATGGCCAACGGGGCGGGTATAACCATGGCCACGCTGGACGTGCTGGCCCGTTACGGGGGCCGGCCGGCCAACTTTCTGGACGCGGGTGGGGGAGCGGCGGCAGACCTGATGTCCTGCGCCATGGAAGCGTTGCTGCAGACCAGGCCCCGTGTGATGCTGATCAACATCTTCGGAGGCATCACCCGCTGCGATGAGGTGGCCCGGGCGATCGTGCGGGTCAAGAGGGATATGGGCTTCAGCGTGCCCCTTGTCGTGCGCCTGGTGGGTACCAACGAGGAGCAGGCGACCAGGGTGCTGCAGGAAGAGGGCATAGCCGTGCTTCGCCACATGGAGGAGGCTGCCGCTCGGGCGGTCGAGCTGGCCCGGGCTGGGCAGCGGGGGTAG
- a CDS encoding 2-oxoacid:acceptor oxidoreductase family protein codes for MTRWEVRLAGSGGQGLITAGIILADAAVRAGWNVVQTQSYGPESRGGAARAEVIISDEDIDYPKVTRPDLLLVMTQVACGRYAGSLKEGGLLLADGDLVGDVPPGPYRVLRVPMTRIAREEVGRDIAANIVALGVLAAVTEIVPPGPLEQAVLARVPRQTEDLNRRALRAGMAIGVRVAGTAGRGMSREVLRVHG; via the coding sequence GTGACGAGGTGGGAAGTGCGCCTGGCCGGGTCGGGGGGACAGGGCCTGATTACCGCCGGGATAATCCTGGCGGATGCGGCGGTGCGGGCCGGCTGGAACGTGGTCCAGACACAGTCATACGGGCCCGAGTCTCGCGGAGGTGCTGCCCGGGCCGAGGTGATCATCTCCGATGAAGACATCGACTACCCCAAGGTGACGCGTCCCGACCTGCTGCTGGTGATGACCCAGGTGGCGTGCGGGCGATACGCTGGCAGCCTGAAGGAGGGCGGCCTGTTGCTGGCCGACGGCGACCTGGTCGGGGACGTACCCCCGGGGCCGTATCGGGTGCTGCGGGTCCCGATGACCCGCATTGCCCGCGAGGAAGTGGGGCGCGATATAGCGGCCAACATAGTGGCGCTGGGGGTGCTGGCCGCCGTGACGGAAATTGTTCCACCGGGACCGCTCGAACAGGCCGTTCTCGCGCGGGTTCCCAGGCAGACCGAGGATCTCAACCGCAGGGCCCTGAGGGCGGGAATGGCGATAGGGGTCCGGGTAGCGGGAACGGCGGGACGGGGGATGAGCCGTGAAGTTCTTCGAGTACATGGCTAA
- a CDS encoding 2-oxoacid:ferredoxin oxidoreductase subunit beta, with protein sequence MQGLCYVRRERLPHLWCAGCGHGIVLGAVIRAMDRIGLDQDRAVAVSGIGCSSRAVGYLDMDALHTTHGRALAFATGIKLARPDLTVIVLAGDGDLAAIGGNHLIHAARRNIGITCVCFNNGIYGMTSGQYSPLTPTGARASTAPYGHLEREFDLCRVVQAAGASYVARSTTYHIHQTIEYVARALRHHGFAFVEVLSQCPTYFGRGNRMGDPVKMLQWYRERAVTLAQAQRMDPEELRGRVVIGEFHRDEGVPEYTRSYLDLVARLAAGGESR encoded by the coding sequence ATGCAGGGGTTGTGCTACGTGCGGCGCGAACGGTTACCGCACCTGTGGTGCGCGGGATGTGGCCACGGCATAGTGCTGGGGGCGGTGATCCGGGCCATGGACAGGATCGGCCTTGACCAGGATCGGGCGGTGGCGGTGTCCGGGATCGGGTGTTCGTCCCGGGCGGTGGGTTACCTGGACATGGATGCCCTGCACACCACCCACGGCCGGGCGCTGGCTTTCGCCACCGGCATCAAACTGGCTCGCCCCGACCTGACGGTGATAGTTCTGGCCGGCGACGGCGACCTGGCGGCTATCGGAGGGAATCACCTCATCCACGCCGCCCGTCGGAATATAGGCATCACCTGCGTTTGCTTCAACAACGGGATTTACGGTATGACGAGCGGCCAGTATTCCCCGCTCACGCCCACCGGCGCGAGGGCATCCACGGCGCCGTACGGACACCTCGAGCGGGAGTTCGACCTGTGTCGCGTGGTACAGGCGGCGGGGGCGAGTTACGTGGCGCGCAGCACCACCTACCACATCCACCAGACGATCGAGTACGTGGCACGGGCGCTCCGGCACCATGGGTTTGCCTTCGTGGAGGTTCTCAGCCAGTGCCCGACTTATTTCGGGCGTGGCAACCGGATGGGCGATCCCGTGAAGATGCTGCAATGGTACCGGGAGCGGGCGGTCACGCTGGCGCAGGCCCAGCGCATGGACCCCGAGGAACTCAGGGGGCGGGTGGTAATCGGTGAGTTCCACCGGGACGAGGGTGTGCCCGAGTACACCCGCTCTTATCTGGACCTGGTCGCCCGCCTGGCGGCGGGAGGTGAGTCGCGGTGA
- a CDS encoding 2-oxoacid:acceptor oxidoreductase subunit alpha translates to MPEPRLMQGNEACVQGALQAGLRFFAGYPITPSTEIAEMLAERLPRVGGRFIQMEDEIASMAAVVGASLAGMRAMTATSGPGFSLKQENLGYAAVTETPCVVVNVQRVGPSTGMPTSPAQGDVMQARWGTHGDHPVVVFCPCSVLETYTLTVRAFAVADELRVPVVLLSDEVVGHMRERVVLPDPGILDPGQQPCGGEVPPLVRFGEGRRVMVTGLYHDDAGFWTENPEVADKFIRRLCAKVEKRRRELTLVERWYLEDADVVLVAYGSVARSALRAVRMAREMGKRAGLLRLATLWPFPREEVESVAAGASVMIVPEMNLGQLVGEVERAAGGRCRVVGYSRVDSQLIRPDELLDVLEGV, encoded by the coding sequence ATGCCCGAGCCGCGTCTCATGCAGGGTAACGAGGCATGTGTCCAGGGGGCCCTGCAGGCAGGTCTGCGCTTTTTCGCCGGGTACCCCATCACCCCTTCCACGGAGATCGCCGAGATGCTGGCGGAACGGTTGCCCCGGGTGGGGGGCAGGTTCATCCAGATGGAAGATGAGATAGCCAGTATGGCTGCCGTGGTCGGGGCCTCTCTGGCCGGCATGCGCGCGATGACTGCCACTTCGGGGCCGGGGTTTTCCCTCAAACAGGAGAACCTGGGGTATGCCGCCGTCACGGAGACGCCCTGCGTGGTGGTCAACGTGCAGCGGGTGGGTCCCTCGACGGGGATGCCCACCTCCCCCGCCCAGGGGGACGTGATGCAGGCGCGGTGGGGAACCCACGGTGACCACCCGGTAGTGGTGTTCTGCCCCTGCTCGGTCCTGGAGACATACACCCTCACGGTGAGAGCCTTTGCCGTGGCGGATGAACTGCGGGTGCCGGTGGTGCTCCTGTCCGACGAGGTGGTGGGGCACATGCGCGAGCGGGTGGTCCTGCCCGACCCCGGCATCCTGGATCCGGGCCAGCAGCCGTGCGGCGGGGAGGTGCCCCCCCTGGTGCGGTTCGGAGAGGGCAGGCGGGTAATGGTGACGGGACTGTACCACGATGACGCCGGGTTCTGGACGGAGAATCCGGAGGTAGCGGATAAGTTCATCAGAAGGCTGTGTGCCAAGGTGGAAAAGCGGCGTCGCGAACTGACCCTTGTGGAACGGTGGTACCTGGAGGACGCCGACGTGGTTCTGGTGGCGTACGGGTCCGTGGCGCGCTCGGCCCTGAGGGCGGTGCGCATGGCCCGGGAGATGGGGAAACGGGCCGGCCTGTTGCGCTTGGCCACCCTGTGGCCTTTCCCGCGCGAGGAAGTGGAGTCCGTCGCCGCCGGGGCCTCGGTGATGATCGTGCCCGAGATGAACCTTGGCCAGCTGGTGGGCGAGGTGGAGCGGGCGGCGGGCGGGCGCTGCCGCGTGGTGGGATACAGCAGGGTGGATTCGCAGCTCATCCGTCCGGACGAGTTGCTCGACGTGCTGGAGGGCGTGTAG
- a CDS encoding 4Fe-4S dicluster domain-containing protein: MGRKAAAEIRVTPSWCKRCGICIAFCPGRVLEAGPGGLPRAANLDACTMCLLCELRCPDFAVEVVEKEVTADHARAASHAG, encoded by the coding sequence GTGGGCAGGAAAGCAGCGGCGGAAATCAGGGTCACCCCATCGTGGTGCAAACGGTGCGGGATCTGCATCGCCTTCTGCCCGGGGAGGGTCCTGGAAGCAGGCCCGGGAGGCCTTCCCCGGGCGGCTAACCTGGACGCCTGTACGATGTGCCTGCTCTGTGAGCTGAGGTGCCCGGACTTTGCCGTGGAAGTGGTCGAAAAGGAGGTGACGGCCGACCATGCCCGAGCCGCGTCTCATGCAGGGTAA